In the Deinococcus ficus genome, one interval contains:
- a CDS encoding LEA type 2 family protein has translation MRPLPAVTAATALLLSACTPTQPIVQIPKIQVQDVQLTRLDLPGGLASLAAVFNGLPGAPVAHILMDLQVTNPNPLPLRMTNIAADLIIDGQNMGRVDLPNVDLPARGATQQLAEIALPVSTQTAQNILKVARGQLVTYRLDGTFSVNMGLLGVQTFGPYTLSQGQWKQKAVINF, from the coding sequence ATGCGCCCGCTGCCTGCCGTGACCGCCGCCACCGCCCTGCTCCTGAGCGCCTGCACGCCCACCCAGCCCATCGTGCAGATCCCGAAAATCCAGGTGCAGGACGTGCAGCTCACCCGGCTGGACCTCCCGGGCGGCCTCGCATCGCTGGCCGCGGTCTTCAACGGCCTGCCGGGCGCGCCGGTGGCGCACATCCTGATGGACCTGCAGGTCACGAACCCCAACCCGCTGCCGCTGCGCATGACGAACATCGCCGCCGACCTGATCATCGACGGGCAGAACATGGGCCGCGTGGACCTGCCGAACGTGGACCTGCCCGCCAGGGGCGCCACGCAGCAGCTTGCCGAGATCGCCCTGCCCGTCAGCACACAGACTGCGCAGAACATCCTGAAAGTGGCCCGGGGACAGCTCGTCACCTACCGCCTGGACGGCACCTTCAGCGTGAACATGGGCCTGCTGGGCGTGCAGACCTTCGGGCCGTACACCCTGTCGCAGGGCCAGTGGAAGCAGAAGGCCGTCATCAACTTCTGA
- a CDS encoding outer membrane lipoprotein carrier protein LolA, protein MKKLFALTLAALLSAAGAQTAQDIVNRVDAAQKAAKDLSFRVTGTATFESASQKIDMTVKAIPAQSLARVAFAAPDALADNVIVADKNEVRQFIFLTNQITVTPTKKAAANAGFTGLDFTQISNTASMLADYTVKLVGTTGQAGSRLYQLEATPKKGADMKARVWITEAGWRPTKLQMLNEAGKVVADLSISNYKVNSGLTATALKALPKDAQIIKQ, encoded by the coding sequence ATGAAGAAGCTCTTTGCCCTGACCCTGGCCGCCCTGCTCTCCGCCGCCGGAGCGCAGACCGCGCAGGACATCGTGAACCGCGTGGACGCCGCGCAGAAGGCCGCGAAGGACCTGTCTTTCCGCGTGACCGGCACCGCCACCTTCGAATCCGCCTCGCAGAAGATCGACATGACCGTGAAGGCCATTCCCGCCCAGAGCCTCGCCCGGGTGGCGTTCGCCGCGCCGGACGCGCTGGCGGACAACGTCATCGTGGCCGACAAGAACGAGGTCCGGCAGTTCATCTTCCTGACCAACCAGATCACCGTGACGCCCACCAAGAAAGCCGCCGCGAACGCCGGCTTCACCGGCCTGGACTTCACGCAGATCTCCAACACGGCCAGCATGCTCGCCGACTACACCGTGAAACTCGTCGGCACGACCGGGCAGGCCGGCAGCCGCCTGTACCAGCTGGAAGCCACGCCGAAGAAGGGCGCGGACATGAAGGCCCGCGTCTGGATCACCGAGGCCGGCTGGCGCCCCACCAAGCTGCAGATGCTGAACGAGGCCGGCAAGGTCGTCGCGGACCTGAGCATCAGCAATTACAAGGTGAACAGCGGCCTGACCGCCACTGCCCTGAAGGCCCTGCCGAAAGACGCCCAGATCATCAAGCAGTAA
- the truB gene encoding tRNA pseudouridine(55) synthase TruB yields the protein MPVIAVDKPLHLTSHDVVNRARRARGTRRVGHTGTLDPLATGVLVLCVDDSTKVVQFMEHDSKDYLAWISLGAGTPTLDAEGPVDATAPVPPLDPERVREVLAPFVGPQQQVPPQYSAIQVGGQRAYAVARSGGALELPARSIVIHALDLLGVYASVQDAPRTFDPHTWTPVDAGAAAGRTFTLPDPLGAFPTLLVRASVGSGTYLRSLARDVGAALGVPAHLGGLVRTRVGRYSLRDAVSVEDLPGAAGIPDLAALDFPVIEADERLARELRQGKRPAHPAQGRHVVTLAGALVAVVDGDGAQLKVVRVWNDPT from the coding sequence ATGCCCGTGATCGCCGTGGACAAGCCCCTGCACCTCACCTCGCACGACGTCGTGAACCGGGCGCGGCGGGCCCGGGGCACCCGGCGGGTGGGGCACACCGGCACCCTGGACCCCCTGGCGACCGGGGTGCTGGTGCTGTGCGTGGACGACAGCACGAAGGTCGTGCAGTTCATGGAGCACGACAGCAAGGACTACCTCGCGTGGATCAGCCTGGGCGCCGGGACGCCCACCCTGGACGCCGAGGGCCCGGTGGACGCCACCGCGCCCGTGCCCCCGCTGGACCCGGAGCGGGTGCGGGAGGTGCTGGCGCCCTTCGTGGGCCCGCAGCAGCAGGTGCCGCCGCAGTACAGCGCGATCCAGGTGGGGGGGCAGCGGGCGTACGCGGTGGCCCGCTCGGGTGGGGCGCTGGAGTTGCCGGCGCGGAGCATCGTGATTCACGCCCTGGACCTGCTGGGCGTGTACGCCAGCGTGCAGGACGCTCCCCGCACCTTCGACCCGCACACCTGGACGCCGGTGGACGCCGGGGCCGCTGCGGGCCGGACGTTCACGCTGCCGGACCCGCTGGGCGCCTTCCCCACCCTGCTGGTGCGGGCGAGCGTGGGCAGCGGCACGTACCTGCGCTCGCTCGCGCGGGACGTGGGCGCGGCGCTGGGCGTGCCCGCGCACCTGGGCGGCCTGGTCCGCACGCGGGTGGGCCGCTACAGCCTGCGGGACGCCGTGAGCGTGGAGGACCTGCCCGGCGCCGCTGGGATTCCGGACCTCGCGGCCCTGGATTTCCCGGTGATCGAGGCGGACGAGCGGCTGGCCCGGGAACTGCGGCAGGGCAAACGCCCGGCGCACCCCGCCCAGGGCCGTCACGTGGTGACGCTGGCAGGTGCGCTGGTGGCCGTGGTGGACGGCGACGGCGCGCAGCTGAAGGTCGTGCGCGTCTGGAACGATCCCACCTGA
- a CDS encoding TetR/AcrR family transcriptional regulator, whose amino-acid sequence MTRRDRHKQERLDRIRAAAWDLFRTQGYEHTTIRQISERADVAVGTVNVLGGSKASLLISLFQAAIEDRLREFRVDAAAPLEDRLYDCLNFFLCFYEAQPDLARHFMRETLYGDRTPEERGEELARIDALMGLISGWLTQEQQAGRARADVEPLLFSQTVFALYLLTLQSWLAGLYPLNDLRATLRRGLQATVLALRP is encoded by the coding sequence GTGACGCGCCGTGACCGCCACAAGCAGGAGCGCCTGGACCGCATCCGCGCGGCCGCCTGGGACCTCTTCCGCACGCAGGGGTACGAACACACCACCATCCGCCAGATCTCCGAGCGGGCGGACGTGGCCGTCGGCACGGTGAACGTCCTGGGCGGCAGCAAGGCCAGCCTGCTGATCTCCCTGTTCCAGGCGGCCATCGAGGACCGCCTCCGGGAGTTTCGGGTGGACGCCGCGGCCCCACTGGAGGACCGCCTCTACGACTGCCTGAACTTCTTCCTGTGCTTTTACGAGGCCCAGCCGGACCTAGCGCGGCACTTCATGCGCGAAACCCTGTACGGGGACCGCACGCCCGAGGAACGCGGGGAGGAACTGGCCCGCATCGACGCCCTGATGGGCCTGATCTCCGGCTGGCTGACCCAGGAACAGCAGGCCGGCCGCGCCCGGGCCGACGTGGAGCCCCTGCTGTTCAGCCAGACGGTGTTCGCCCTGTACCTGCTGACGCTGCAGAGCTGGCTGGCCGGGTTGTACCCGCTGAATGACCTGCGCGCGACCCTGCGGCGGGGCCTGCAGGCGACCGTCCTGGCGCTGCGTCCCTGA
- a CDS encoding pseudouridine synthase: protein MSGERLQKRLARAGVASRRAAEAMIEAGRVTVNGVTARLGQTVTDADDIRLDGQLIETDAAPKRTFALYKPRGYVTTAADEYGRRNVLDAMPAIPGLHPVGRLDRDSEGLLLLTTDGDLTLTLTHPRYGHEKAYRAWTEGEPDDATLQALLDGVDLEDGPAKALSVSPARDGLFIVLAEGRKRQVRRMLDAVGHPVTRLMRYRVGGLWLADMDVGEYRELDDRDLRDLLHPEQTPPQVWQRQWERIQRRWG, encoded by the coding sequence GTGAGCGGGGAGCGCCTGCAGAAGCGGCTGGCGCGGGCGGGCGTGGCGTCCCGCCGCGCGGCGGAGGCGATGATCGAGGCCGGGCGCGTCACCGTGAACGGCGTGACCGCCCGGCTGGGCCAGACGGTCACGGACGCCGACGACATCCGCCTGGACGGCCAGCTGATCGAGACGGACGCCGCGCCGAAACGCACCTTCGCGCTGTACAAACCGCGCGGGTACGTCACCACCGCCGCTGACGAGTACGGCCGCAGGAACGTGCTGGACGCCATGCCCGCCATTCCCGGCCTGCACCCGGTGGGCCGGCTGGACCGGGACTCGGAGGGGCTGCTGCTGCTCACCACCGACGGTGACCTCACCCTGACCCTCACCCACCCGCGCTACGGGCACGAGAAGGCCTACCGCGCCTGGACCGAGGGCGAACCGGACGACGCGACCCTGCAGGCCCTGCTGGACGGCGTGGACCTGGAGGACGGCCCCGCGAAGGCCCTGAGCGTCAGCCCCGCGCGGGACGGGCTGTTCATCGTGCTGGCCGAGGGCCGCAAGCGGCAGGTGCGACGCATGCTGGACGCCGTGGGCCACCCGGTGACGCGCCTGATGCGCTACCGCGTGGGCGGCCTGTGGCTGGCGGACATGGACGTCGGCGAGTACCGCGAACTGGACGACCGGGACCTGCGGGACCTGCTGCACCCGGAGCAGACGCCGCCGCAGGTGTGGCAGCGGCAGTGGGAGCGCATTCAGCGCCGCTGGGGCTGA
- a CDS encoding DUF423 domain-containing protein: MTRPSLNLTAAGALLAALGVALGAFGAHALKTRLDPALLTNFETAVRYQMYAALALLALGTQTGQRRAGWPLLLGSVIFSGSLYLMALTGARWLGAVTPVGGALMIAGFVLAALDARRR; encoded by the coding sequence ATGACTCGCCCCTCCCTGAACCTCACCGCCGCCGGCGCTCTGCTCGCCGCCCTGGGGGTCGCGCTGGGCGCCTTCGGAGCCCACGCCCTCAAAACCCGCCTGGACCCGGCCCTGCTCACCAATTTCGAGACCGCCGTGCGCTACCAGATGTACGCCGCGCTGGCGCTGCTGGCCTTGGGCACGCAGACCGGGCAGCGCCGCGCGGGCTGGCCGCTGCTGCTGGGCAGCGTGATCTTCAGCGGCAGCTTGTACCTGATGGCGCTGACCGGCGCGCGCTGGCTGGGGGCCGTCACGCCGGTCGGCGGGGCCCTGATGATCGCAGGGTTCGTGCTCGCGGCCCTGGACGCCCGGCGCCGCTGA
- the mraZ gene encoding division/cell wall cluster transcriptional repressor MraZ — protein MPFGEYPYTIDDKGRVVIPPPFREFVEDGMILTRGMEGCLYVFPLASWKRVEEQLEGLPLTDAESRAFVRFFYSGANKARLDNQSRVSIPQTLRAFAGLDGGDVIVAGAPGRLELWNPQRWDDAISAVQATPPKPDLLANFVA, from the coding sequence TTGCCGTTCGGCGAGTATCCCTACACCATCGACGACAAGGGCCGTGTGGTCATCCCACCGCCGTTCCGGGAATTCGTCGAGGACGGGATGATTCTCACGCGCGGCATGGAAGGCTGCCTGTACGTCTTCCCGCTCGCCAGCTGGAAGCGCGTGGAAGAGCAGCTCGAAGGCCTGCCCCTCACGGACGCCGAATCCCGCGCGTTCGTGCGTTTCTTCTACTCCGGGGCGAACAAGGCGCGGCTGGACAACCAGAGCCGCGTGTCCATCCCCCAGACGCTGCGCGCCTTCGCCGGCCTGGACGGCGGGGACGTGATCGTGGCCGGCGCCCCGGGCCGCCTGGAGCTATGGAACCCGCAGCGCTGGGACGACGCGATCAGCGCCGTGCAGGCCACCCCACCCAAACCTGACCTCCTCGCCAACTTCGTGGCGTAA
- the rsmH gene encoding 16S rRNA (cytosine(1402)-N(4))-methyltransferase RsmH, with amino-acid sequence MTHPDPTPPTLTHTSVLAQEVLDALQPAPGKVIVDGTLGGAGHTRLLLDRGARVIGIDQDPYALTRAREADLPGLTTLEGNYRDMVSLLAGIGVTQVDGILLDIGVSSFQLDDAERGFSYHTEAPLDMRMSQQGESAADVVNTYDAEDLAAIIYEYGEDRLSRRIARAIVTEREKAPIETTVRLAEIIKRAYPGFSKGIHPARRTFQALRIHVNDELGALRDGLSAAETLLTPGGRLAVISFHSLEDRIVKRFLLSSAALTPLTKRPLIASDEEQAANPRARSAKLRTAERAPHPGGDA; translated from the coding sequence ATGACCCACCCTGACCCCACCCCCCCCACCCTCACCCACACCTCCGTCCTGGCCCAGGAAGTCCTGGACGCCCTGCAACCCGCGCCCGGCAAGGTCATCGTGGACGGCACCCTCGGCGGCGCCGGCCACACCCGCCTGCTGCTGGACCGCGGCGCCCGCGTGATCGGCATCGACCAGGACCCCTACGCCCTGACCCGCGCCCGCGAGGCCGACCTGCCCGGCCTGACCACCCTGGAAGGCAACTACCGCGACATGGTGAGCCTGCTCGCCGGAATCGGCGTGACGCAGGTGGACGGCATCCTGCTGGACATCGGCGTGAGCAGCTTCCAGCTCGACGACGCCGAGCGCGGCTTCTCGTACCACACCGAAGCGCCCCTGGACATGCGCATGAGCCAGCAGGGCGAATCCGCGGCCGACGTGGTGAACACCTACGACGCCGAGGACCTCGCCGCGATCATCTACGAGTACGGCGAGGACCGCCTCTCGCGCCGCATCGCCCGCGCCATCGTGACCGAACGCGAGAAGGCCCCCATCGAGACGACCGTCCGCCTCGCCGAGATCATCAAGCGCGCCTACCCGGGCTTCTCCAAGGGCATCCACCCCGCACGGCGGACCTTCCAGGCGCTGCGCATTCACGTGAACGACGAACTCGGCGCGCTGCGGGACGGCCTGAGCGCCGCCGAGACGCTCCTTACGCCCGGCGGGCGGCTCGCGGTGATCAGCTTCCACTCGCTGGAGGACCGCATCGTGAAGCGCTTCCTGCTGAGCAGCGCCGCTCTGACGCCCCTCACCAAGCGGCCCCTGATCGCCAGCGACGAGGAGCAGGCCGCCAACCCCCGCGCCCGCAGCGCGAAACTCCGCACCGCCGAACGCGCCCCCCACCCCGGCGGTGATGCGTGA
- a CDS encoding peptidoglycan D,D-transpeptidase FtsI family protein, producing the protein MEVKIHRRSRLMQALSLILFLLLVGAYAQLEWRVPQTVRQSVVQGRGAILASDGTVLARSVDGKRVYPQGVLAGQVVGMMGASAGLEGLEYSYNSQLEGGEDLKLTLEPRTQAAAESALGKAVVKHRAEYGSVVVMETRTGRLLAAASYPPFDPNNWRSYSREAIRNRPFLDVYEPGSVIKGLVVAAAINEGLTTPTTQYDTPMRRYVGGRWGSTINDAVAHPPVLTTKQVLRYSSNVGMTHIVEQFPNEGLRNYLLEYGFGRDVSIPTVMTATGRLQPLRNWGDLVRATNAFGQGMDTTTLQLAAAYNALANDGRYVSPRLVEDAGRLEQREVIRPDSARTTRAMLQAVIDEGIPGQAGLAGYALAGKTGTAQVVVGKRYSGEIYNSVFAGFFPADAPRVTVAVMVHGAKVDHHGSQTAAPIYRDIAAEILSGWGTIPAAKAPETNNE; encoded by the coding sequence ATGGAAGTGAAAATCCACCGACGCTCCCGGCTGATGCAGGCGCTGTCCCTGATCCTGTTCCTGCTGCTGGTCGGCGCGTACGCCCAGCTGGAATGGCGCGTGCCGCAGACGGTGCGCCAGAGTGTCGTGCAGGGCCGCGGCGCGATCCTGGCCTCGGACGGCACCGTGCTCGCCCGCAGCGTGGACGGCAAGCGGGTGTACCCGCAGGGCGTGCTGGCCGGGCAGGTCGTGGGCATGATGGGCGCCAGCGCCGGCCTCGAGGGCCTGGAGTACTCCTACAACAGCCAGCTCGAGGGCGGCGAGGACCTGAAACTCACCCTGGAACCCCGCACGCAGGCGGCCGCCGAGTCGGCCCTCGGGAAGGCGGTCGTGAAACACCGCGCCGAGTACGGGTCGGTCGTGGTGATGGAAACCCGCACCGGGCGCCTGCTGGCCGCCGCGAGCTACCCGCCCTTCGACCCCAACAACTGGCGCAGCTACAGCCGCGAGGCGATCCGCAACCGCCCCTTCCTGGACGTGTACGAGCCCGGCTCCGTCATCAAGGGTCTGGTGGTGGCCGCCGCGATCAATGAGGGCCTCACCACGCCCACCACGCAGTACGACACGCCCATGCGCCGCTACGTGGGTGGGCGCTGGGGCAGCACCATCAACGACGCCGTGGCCCACCCGCCCGTCCTGACCACCAAGCAGGTACTGCGCTACAGCAGCAACGTGGGCATGACGCACATCGTCGAGCAGTTCCCGAACGAGGGCCTGCGCAACTACCTGCTGGAGTACGGCTTCGGGCGGGACGTGAGCATCCCCACTGTGATGACCGCCACCGGACGCCTGCAGCCGCTGCGCAACTGGGGGGACCTGGTGCGCGCCACGAACGCGTTCGGGCAGGGCATGGACACCACCACCCTGCAACTCGCGGCTGCCTACAACGCCCTGGCGAACGACGGGCGCTACGTTTCCCCGCGGCTGGTGGAGGACGCCGGGCGGCTGGAGCAGCGCGAGGTGATCCGGCCCGACTCGGCCCGCACGACCCGCGCGATGCTGCAGGCCGTGATCGATGAGGGCATTCCCGGGCAGGCGGGGCTGGCCGGGTACGCCCTGGCCGGGAAGACCGGCACGGCGCAGGTCGTGGTGGGCAAGCGCTACTCCGGCGAGATCTACAACAGCGTGTTTGCCGGGTTCTTCCCGGCCGATGCGCCGCGGGTGACGGTGGCAGTCATGGTGCACGGTGCGAAGGTGGACCACCACGGATCGCAGACGGCCGCCCCGATCTACCGGGACATCGCCGCGGAGATCCTGTCCGGCTGGGGCACGATTCCGGCCGCCAAGGCCCCGGAAACCAATAATGAGTGA
- a CDS encoding 3D domain-containing protein, with protein sequence MTFTLRRLAATLLATVLTLASATPALPSSTLATDAVRDAITAIANAPTPAQDARAAAIAQAATQVSAPIAATRSTGRSAVVRATAYNSLAAQTDSTPFITATGTRVRNGVVALSRDLLRLFPYGTRITIQDLSGRYNFGNQVFIVEDTMAARKVNSLDIWMPSRNQALQFGARSVRITAVR encoded by the coding sequence ATGACCTTTACCCTCCGACGCCTGGCCGCCACCCTGCTGGCCACCGTACTGACCCTCGCCTCCGCCACCCCCGCCCTGCCCAGCAGCACCCTGGCGACCGACGCCGTGCGCGACGCCATCACCGCCATCGCCAACGCTCCCACCCCCGCCCAGGACGCCCGCGCCGCCGCCATCGCCCAGGCCGCCACGCAGGTCAGCGCGCCCATCGCCGCGACCCGCAGCACCGGCCGCAGCGCCGTGGTGCGCGCCACCGCCTACAACAGCCTGGCCGCCCAGACCGACAGCACCCCCTTCATCACCGCCACCGGCACCCGCGTCCGCAACGGCGTGGTGGCGCTGAGCCGCGACCTGCTGCGCCTGTTCCCCTACGGCACCCGCATCACCATCCAGGACCTGAGCGGCCGCTACAACTTCGGCAACCAGGTGTTCATCGTGGAAGACACCATGGCCGCCCGCAAGGTCAACAGCCTGGACATCTGGATGCCCAGCCGCAACCAGGCCCTGCAGTTCGGCGCCCGCAGCGTGCGCATCACCGCCGTCCGCTGA
- a CDS encoding ABC transporter permease produces the protein MARPTPAPTPAVRTWPLAWTLASAHLRRRRTQNVLTILGIAVGVMALIAALSLTNGFTGALIDATLRASPHLSVTAFRPAGPDPELERALRGDARVQAFTPFLADKGLLTRPATDGRAAGVDFTTLFGVPGQGSRVLELREPERSQLATLKDGEVLLGSALARSVGAFTGEEVRLLNSTQRRTTLTVRGVFSTGNYLIDSAYAFTTLNTLQDLQQTRTITGYQLRLHDPQTARAVGRDLTLNRNYAALPWQNLYGTLLQQLDLQKKVIGFVVFLIVVVAAFGIANVLTLAVFEKTQEIAILRAVGATRALITRVFLLEGLILGLGGLLLGNLLGLGISAYFTVRPFQLPGDLYFITALPVEVRLTDLLGVNTLGLVTTLLAALIPARRAANIEPARIIR, from the coding sequence ATGGCCCGCCCCACCCCCGCTCCCACTCCCGCCGTCCGGACCTGGCCGCTCGCCTGGACCCTGGCGAGCGCGCACCTGCGGCGGCGGCGCACGCAGAACGTCCTGACCATTCTGGGCATCGCGGTGGGTGTCATGGCCCTGATCGCGGCGCTGAGCCTCACGAACGGCTTCACCGGCGCCCTGATCGACGCGACCCTGCGGGCCAGCCCTCACCTGAGCGTGACCGCCTTCCGGCCCGCCGGCCCCGACCCGGAGCTGGAACGCGCGCTGCGCGGCGACGCTCGGGTGCAGGCCTTCACGCCCTTTCTGGCGGACAAGGGCCTGCTGACCCGGCCGGCCACGGACGGGCGGGCCGCCGGGGTGGACTTCACCACGCTGTTCGGCGTGCCCGGGCAGGGCAGCCGCGTGCTGGAACTGCGCGAACCGGAACGCAGCCAGCTCGCCACCCTGAAAGACGGCGAGGTGCTGCTGGGCAGCGCCCTGGCCCGCAGCGTCGGGGCGTTCACGGGAGAGGAGGTGCGGCTGCTGAACAGCACGCAGCGCCGCACCACGCTGACCGTGCGGGGCGTGTTCAGCACCGGCAACTACCTGATCGACAGCGCCTACGCCTTCACCACGCTGAACACCCTGCAGGACCTGCAGCAGACCCGCACCATCACCGGGTACCAGCTGCGCCTGCACGACCCGCAGACCGCCCGCGCGGTCGGCCGGGACCTGACCCTGAACCGCAACTACGCCGCGCTGCCCTGGCAGAACCTGTACGGCACGCTGCTGCAGCAGCTGGACCTGCAGAAGAAGGTCATCGGGTTCGTGGTGTTCCTGATCGTGGTCGTGGCCGCGTTCGGGATCGCGAACGTCCTGACCCTGGCGGTGTTCGAGAAGACGCAGGAGATCGCCATTCTCCGCGCGGTCGGCGCCACCCGCGCCCTGATCACCCGGGTGTTCCTGCTCGAAGGCCTGATCCTGGGCCTGGGCGGGCTGCTGCTGGGCAACCTGCTGGGCCTGGGCATCAGCGCGTACTTCACGGTGCGGCCCTTCCAGCTGCCCGGCGACCTGTACTTCATCACGGCCCTGCCGGTGGAGGTGCGCCTGACGGACCTGCTCGGCGTGAACACCCTGGGCCTGGTGACCACGCTGCTCGCCGCCCTGATCCCGGCGCGGCGCGCCGCGAACATCGAACCGGCCCGTATCATCCGCTGA
- a CDS encoding DUF4384 domain-containing protein, with protein sequence MKKILMIPAAMLLSTAAAAPKISAQSIIVNPTQPDLKVSVRVDKDTSGSQNPAYRVGEKISISTTVNRDAYVYLFNVNPDGTVDQILPNKLGGDNFVKANTTRVFPAADDKFTFDIQGPIGQNKVLALASLTPLNLEQISQFKTAQDTFATVTAKTQAGFAQALSIVVNPLPQNSWVSDTAFYTVASRAQISTGSLFVGTNVNNATVILNGQRLGGANVTYSNLRPGTYPIRVQAAGYRDFTTTITVRANTTTNVNVEFAQATTPAPVVSTYTVAIRSNVNGARVFVDGREVGVIANNGLNVQLSGGQHEIVMIAPGYRTSVGTYTVTRNAQLTINASR encoded by the coding sequence ATGAAAAAGATCCTGATGATTCCCGCTGCCATGCTCCTTAGCACGGCCGCCGCCGCCCCGAAGATCAGCGCCCAGAGCATCATCGTGAACCCCACCCAGCCCGACCTCAAGGTGAGCGTTCGCGTGGACAAGGACACCAGCGGCAGCCAGAACCCCGCCTACCGCGTCGGTGAGAAGATCAGCATCAGCACGACCGTCAACCGCGACGCCTACGTGTACCTCTTCAACGTCAACCCCGACGGGACCGTCGACCAGATCCTGCCCAACAAGCTGGGCGGCGACAACTTCGTCAAGGCCAACACCACCCGCGTGTTCCCGGCCGCCGACGACAAGTTCACCTTCGACATCCAGGGCCCCATCGGCCAGAACAAGGTCCTGGCGCTCGCCAGCCTGACGCCCCTGAACCTGGAGCAGATCAGCCAGTTCAAGACCGCGCAGGACACCTTCGCGACCGTGACCGCCAAGACCCAGGCCGGCTTCGCGCAGGCGCTGAGCATCGTCGTGAACCCCCTGCCCCAGAACAGCTGGGTCAGCGACACCGCCTTCTACACCGTCGCCTCCCGCGCCCAGATCAGCACCGGCAGCCTGTTCGTCGGCACGAACGTGAACAACGCCACCGTGATTCTGAACGGCCAGCGCCTCGGCGGTGCGAACGTCACCTACAGCAACCTGCGTCCCGGCACGTACCCCATCCGCGTGCAGGCCGCCGGCTACCGTGACTTCACCACCACCATCACCGTGCGGGCCAACACCACCACGAACGTGAACGTGGAATTCGCCCAGGCCACCACCCCCGCGCCCGTCGTCAGCACCTACACCGTCGCCATCCGCAGCAACGTGAACGGCGCTCGCGTGTTCGTGGACGGCCGCGAGGTGGGCGTGATCGCCAACAACGGCCTAAACGTACAGCTGAGCGGCGGCCAGCACGAGATCGTGATGATCGCCCCCGGCTACCGCACCAGCGTCGGCACGTACACCGTGACCCGCAACGCGCAGCTGACCATCAACGCCAGCCGCTAA
- a CDS encoding acetyl-CoA C-acetyltransferase, with product MTKLVIVAAKRTPIGSFLGSLKDVSAAQLGVTAARAVLDGVNGDDIADVIVGNVLQAGQGMNVARQVAIGAGLAHHVPGLTVNRVCGSGLQAVVSAAQGIRAGDGQVYLAGGTESMSRAPYLLPRAREGYRLGHAQALDSILSDGLTDVFADYHMGITAENVAEAWNLTREEQDAFALESQTRAAAALDAGHFADELVPVEVPGRKGTTIFERDEYPRATTLEALAKLKPAFKKDGTVTAGNASGINDGAAMLLVASEEYAQAHGLPVLAEIASYAAIGVDPAVMGIGPAKAVPIALDRAGLGVADVDLFELNEAFAAQSLAVVRDLKADPARVNVTGGAVALGHPIGASGARVLVTLVHQLRRMGKETGVASLCIGGGMGIAMVVRARG from the coding sequence ATGACGAAACTGGTGATCGTGGCCGCCAAACGCACCCCCATCGGGAGTTTCCTGGGCAGCCTGAAGGACGTGTCGGCCGCGCAGCTGGGCGTGACGGCGGCCCGGGCAGTGCTGGACGGCGTGAACGGCGACGACATCGCCGACGTGATCGTGGGGAACGTGCTGCAGGCCGGGCAGGGCATGAACGTGGCCCGGCAGGTGGCGATCGGGGCGGGGCTGGCGCATCACGTGCCGGGCCTCACCGTGAACCGCGTGTGCGGCAGCGGCCTGCAGGCGGTCGTGAGCGCCGCGCAGGGCATCCGCGCCGGGGACGGTCAGGTGTACCTCGCGGGCGGCACGGAATCCATGAGCCGCGCGCCGTACCTGCTGCCCCGCGCCCGCGAGGGCTACCGCCTGGGGCACGCGCAGGCGCTGGACAGCATCCTGAGTGACGGCCTGACGGACGTGTTCGCCGACTACCACATGGGCATCACCGCGGAGAACGTCGCCGAGGCGTGGAATCTGACCCGCGAGGAGCAGGACGCCTTCGCGCTGGAAAGCCAGACCCGGGCCGCGGCGGCGCTGGACGCCGGGCATTTCGCCGACGAGCTGGTGCCGGTGGAGGTGCCGGGCCGCAAGGGCACGACCATCTTCGAGCGCGACGAGTACCCGCGCGCGACCACCCTGGAGGCCCTGGCGAAACTGAAGCCGGCCTTCAAGAAGGACGGGACCGTCACGGCCGGGAACGCCAGCGGCATCAACGACGGCGCCGCCATGCTGCTGGTCGCCTCCGAGGAGTACGCGCAGGCACACGGGCTGCCGGTGCTGGCCGAGATCGCCAGCTACGCCGCGATCGGCGTGGACCCGGCGGTCATGGGGATCGGGCCGGCGAAGGCCGTGCCGATCGCGCTGGACCGCGCCGGACTGGGCGTGGCGGACGTCGACCTCTTCGAGCTGAACGAGGCCTTCGCCGCACAGTCCCTGGCGGTCGTGCGGGACCTGAAGGCCGATCCGGCGCGCGTGAACGTCACGGGCGGCGCGGTGGCGCTGGGCCACCCCATCGGCGCGTCCGGCGCGCGCGTGCTGGTCACGCTGGTGCATCAGCTCCGGCGCATGGGCAAGGAGACCGGGGTGGCGAGCCTGTGCATCGGCGGCGGCATGGGGATCGCCATGGTGGTCCGTGCCCGCGGCTGA